A window of the Vicinamibacteria bacterium genome harbors these coding sequences:
- the hemA gene encoding glutamyl-tRNA reductase, producing the protein MQLFLLGMNHRTAPVEVREALAFGPEEVRALLRQARGEGLDQVMVLSTCNRTELYAFTTDPLAAEERLRTLVSRIKGADLLSPSPHRYAHGEGEAARHLFRVAAGLDSMVLGEMQILGQVKDAHALAREEGRGGVLLDRLLTTAVHAGKRARAETGISAGVVSVASAAVGLAMKVFGDLRRGRVLVLGAGETGGLVARHFAEKRPAALWIANRTKARADALAREVEGASFPLSEIGELLPQADVVVCATRAPGHLITAEAVGRAMGQRPHRPLVLVDLGVPRNVDPLGTRQENVFLYSIDALRAIADQNLARRQREVARVEAIVEEECDRFLAWFRGLEATPLLRELRDHFERLRAEEVGKSLRQFAPHEQEQVDRLTRSLVNRLLHLPTTRLKALDLASEAGLSRLRALQDLFALGGEGRGEKEMDGGT; encoded by the coding sequence ATGCAACTCTTCCTGCTCGGCATGAATCATCGAACGGCGCCGGTCGAGGTGCGGGAGGCGCTGGCCTTCGGGCCCGAGGAGGTCCGGGCGCTCCTGCGCCAGGCGCGGGGCGAAGGGCTCGACCAGGTCATGGTCCTCTCCACCTGCAACCGGACCGAGCTGTACGCCTTCACCACCGACCCCCTCGCGGCCGAGGAGCGGCTGCGCACCCTTGTCTCGCGGATCAAAGGCGCCGACCTCCTCTCGCCGTCGCCCCACCGCTACGCCCACGGCGAGGGGGAAGCGGCGCGGCACCTTTTCCGGGTCGCCGCCGGCCTGGACTCGATGGTGCTGGGCGAGATGCAGATCCTGGGGCAGGTGAAAGATGCCCACGCCCTGGCCCGGGAGGAGGGCAGGGGAGGAGTGCTCCTCGATCGTCTCCTCACCACCGCCGTCCACGCCGGGAAGAGGGCCCGCGCCGAAACCGGGATCTCGGCGGGGGTGGTGTCGGTGGCGTCCGCCGCCGTCGGCCTGGCCATGAAGGTCTTCGGCGATCTGCGCCGCGGGCGCGTGCTGGTTTTGGGGGCGGGGGAGACCGGCGGTCTGGTCGCCCGACACTTTGCAGAGAAGCGGCCGGCCGCGCTCTGGATCGCCAACCGGACGAAAGCCCGGGCGGACGCGCTGGCGCGCGAGGTGGAGGGAGCGTCTTTCCCGCTCTCGGAGATCGGGGAGCTTCTGCCCCAGGCGGACGTGGTGGTGTGCGCCACCCGGGCCCCCGGTCACTTGATCACCGCCGAGGCGGTCGGGCGGGCCATGGGGCAGCGGCCGCACCGGCCCCTGGTGCTGGTCGACCTGGGGGTTCCCCGGAACGTGGACCCCCTGGGGACCCGGCAGGAAAACGTGTTCCTCTACTCGATCGACGCCCTGCGCGCGATCGCGGACCAGAACCTGGCCCGGCGCCAGCGCGAGGTGGCGCGCGTGGAGGCCATCGTGGAGGAGGAGTGCGATCGGTTCCTGGCCTGGTTCCGCGGCTTGGAGGCGACACCCCTCCTGCGCGAGCTCAGGGACCATTTCGAGAGGCTCCGGGCGGAGGAGGTGGGCAAGAGCCTCCGGCAGTTCGCGCCCCACGAGCAGGAGCAGGTGGATCGGCTCACCCGGTCCCTCGTCAACCGGCTGCTCCATCTGCCCACCACGCGTCTCAAGGCCCTGGACCTGGCGTCGGAGGCGGGCCTCTCGCGCCTCCGCGCCCTGCAGGACCTCTTTGCCCTAGGCGGCGAGGGCCGCGGAGAAAAGGAGATGGATGGCGGGACCTAG
- the ccsA gene encoding cytochrome c biogenesis protein CcsA has translation MDATIKLLNTMLPMLYALAVVAYAVDFFREDPFAARAARVLMESILGLHALFIGLRTALYEHVPLASTAEVMTTVAFALALVYLFVEWRSKVRKTGMFLISFSFLFQTFSSAFISTGSFPSVLRSPLFALHTVTAVLGYTAFAASAVYGLLFLLLYHELKKSRFGLVYERLPPLEVLARMSLGAVAFGLVFLTATVIFGALWAASEFPGFAKDPKFLLTVAVWTVYLVVLLLHHGLHWTGRRTIAVSLVGFALLVFSFLAARLSAFHVFA, from the coding sequence GTGGACGCGACCATAAAGCTGTTGAACACGATGCTGCCCATGCTCTACGCGCTGGCCGTCGTGGCCTACGCGGTTGACTTCTTTCGGGAGGACCCCTTCGCGGCCCGTGCGGCCCGGGTCCTCATGGAGAGCATCTTGGGCCTGCACGCCCTGTTCATCGGCCTCCGCACCGCCCTCTACGAACACGTCCCCCTCGCCTCCACCGCGGAGGTCATGACCACGGTGGCCTTCGCCCTCGCCCTCGTCTACCTCTTCGTGGAGTGGCGGAGCAAGGTGCGCAAGACGGGGATGTTCCTCATCTCGTTCTCGTTCCTCTTCCAGACCTTCTCATCCGCCTTCATCTCGACCGGAAGCTTCCCTTCCGTCCTGCGGAGCCCGCTCTTCGCCCTCCACACCGTCACCGCGGTGCTCGGCTACACCGCCTTCGCGGCGTCCGCGGTCTACGGCCTCCTCTTCCTGCTTCTTTACCACGAGCTCAAGAAGAGCCGCTTCGGCCTCGTCTACGAGCGCCTCCCCCCCCTCGAGGTCCTGGCTCGCATGAGCCTGGGGGCGGTGGCCTTCGGCCTCGTCTTCCTCACCGCGACCGTCATTTTCGGGGCGCTCTGGGCGGCGTCGGAGTTCCCCGGCTTCGCCAAGGACCCCAAGTTCCTTCTCACGGTCGCGGTCTGGACGGTCTACCTCGTCGTCCTCCTTCTCCACCACGGCCTCCACTGGACGGGCCGCCGCACGATTGCGGTCTCCCTCGTGGGCTTCGCCCTCCTGGTCTTCTCCTTCCTCGCCGCCCGGCTCTCCGCCTTCCACGTCTTCGCCTGA